A DNA window from Drosophila subpulchrella strain 33 F10 #4 breed RU33 unplaced genomic scaffold, RU_Dsub_v1.1 Primary Assembly Seq71, whole genome shotgun sequence contains the following coding sequences:
- the LOC119562598 gene encoding telomerase Cajal body protein 1 homolog isoform X1, whose amino-acid sequence MDDLTYLAVNLNAIIGDVTAALLNYNVSFSSTMIKSTGELLLPKLGVSLSETEILKPPFKHPQNSGTRLDACPMESSLKAEVSRKVQDEQENTVGVINLEDTLELTPYENQVVTGSQQPAEPASLEYFHRRLVELGRRCWTSSADAQHYTKGCFWSPDGTCLLVPVHLDGMHVMEVPTELYSTRTVQNARSLTKLQSAVHIPEGGAVYDCVWFPHMNSQQPDTCFWLATRQHEPIHMWDAFDGSLRCSYSGYDAVDEVMAAISLAFSHDGQKIYAGYKRCVKIFDTNRPGRMCDNYPVKSAISCIAQTITHSNTLTCGNWHGYIQHFDLRCSHKQGPLFTLGGHKGGITQLLYGGSVSGEWYLFSGARKCGKLLQWDMRNYKKPLVEFQRKVDTNQRIHFDFTSDCRWLTSGDTRGALNVWDLRAFGDASILQLHSDCCNGVGLNPVLPVLATSSGQFHFIDQSVKGKVTLNTSESVKEAPSEANQQLDVVYENAVVMWWCGKDESFSSVE is encoded by the exons ATGGACGATT taACTTATTTAGCTGTCAACTTGAACGCAATCATAGGCGACGTAACAGCGGCCTTGCTGAATTATAACGTGAGCTTCAGCAGCACAATGATTAAGTCCACAGGGGAACTTTTGTTGCCCAAACTCGGTGTGTCTCTCTCAGAGACAGAGATATTGAAGCCGCCTTTCAAACATCCACAAAATAGCGGTACTCGTTTGGATGCATGTCCTATGGAGTCAAGCCTGAAAGCTGAGGTCTCGCGAAAAGTTCAAGACGAACAGGAGAACACCGTGGGGGTAATCAATCTAGAGGACACTTTGGAGCTTACTCCGTACGAAAACCAAGTTGTAACTGGGTCACAACAACCTGCGGAACCGGCTTCCCTCGAGTACTTCCACAGAAGACTTGTCGAGCTGGGGCGGCGCTGCTGGACCTCGTCGGCGGATGCCCAGCACTACACCAAGGGCTGCTTCTGGTCCCCAGACGGCACCTGTCTTTTGGTACCCGTCCACCTAGACGGCATGCACGTTATGGAGGTGCCAACCGAACTTTACTCCACGCGGACGGTGCAGAACGCGCGCTCTTTGACTAAGCTTCAGTCAGCGGTGCACATTCCCGAGGGCGGAGCCGTTTACGACTGCGTCTGGTTTCCGCACATGAATAGCCAGCAGCCGGATACCTGTTT TTGGCTGGCCACTCGGCAGCATGAGCCCATTCACATGTGGGACGCTTTCGACGGATCGCTGCGTTGCAGCTACAGCGGATATGATGCTGTGGACGAAGTCATGGCGGCCATTTCCTTGGCCTTCTCCCACGACGGACAGAAGATCTACGCGGGATACAAGCGATGTGTAAAAATCTTCGACACCAACAG GCCCGGACGAATGTGCGACAATTACCCCGTGAAGTCTGCAATTTCCTGCATTGCCCAGACCATCACGCACTCCAACACTCTGACTTGCGGCAACTGGCACGGCTACATCCAACACTTTGACCTCCGCTGCAGCCACAAGCAGGGACCTCTCTTCACGCTGGGTGGGCACAAAGGCGGCATTACACAACTGCTTTATGGTGGGAGCGTTTCCGGGGAGTGGTATCTGTTCAGCGGAGCTCGCAAATGTGGCAAGCTTTTGCAGTGGGACATGCGCAACTACAAGAAACCGCTGGTGGAGTTCCAGCGCAAAGTGGACACCAATCAGCGTATTCACTTCGACTTCACATCCGACTGCCGTTGGCTGACCAGCGGAGACACTCGGGGAGCGCTAAATGTTTGGGATCTTCGCGCATTCGGTGATGCCTCCATATTGCAGCTGCACTCTGACTGTTGCAATGGAGTGGGCCTTAACCCGGTTCTGCCGGTTCTGGCCACCAGCTCTGGACAGTTTCACTTCATAGATCAAAGTGTTAAGGGCAAAGTAACTTTAAACACCTCGGAATCTGTTAAGGAGGCTCCTTCCGAGGCGAACCAGCAGTTAGATGTTGTCTATGAGAACGCAGTGGTGATGTGGTGGTGCGGTAAAGATGAATCGTTTTCATCAGTGgagtaa
- the LOC119562599 gene encoding actin-related protein 2/3 complex subunit 4, with protein sequence MAATLKPYLTAVRHSLTAAICLQDFSSQVVERHNKPEVEICSSKELVLTPIVVSRNEREKVLIEPSINSVRVSIAVKQADEIERILCHKFTRFMMRRAESFVILRRKPIEGYDISFLITNFHTEQMYKHKLVDFVISFMEEIDKEISEMKLAVNARARTCAEEFLKRF encoded by the coding sequence ATGGCAGCCACCCTGAAGCCCTACCTTACCGCTGTGCGCCACTCACTGACGGCGGCTATCTGTCTGCAGGACTTCTCATCGCAGGTAGTTGAGCGGCACAACAAGCCGGAGGTTGAGATCTGTTCCAGCAAGGAGCTGGTCCTCACGCCAATTGTGGTTTCGCGCAACGAACGGGAGAAGGTCTTGATTGAGCCGTCAATTAACTCGGTGCGCGTTAGCATCGCTGTGAAGCAGGCGGACGAGATCGAACGCATTCTATGCCACAAGTTCACCAGGTTCATGATGCGCCGGGCTGAGTCCTTCGTAATTTTGCGCCGCAAGCCCATTGAAGGCTACGACATTAGCTTTCTTATCACAAACTTCCACACGGAGCAAATGTACAAGCACAAGCTAGTGGATTTCGTCATCAGCTTTATGGAGGAAATTGACAAAGAGATCAGCGAGATGAAACTGGCCGTCAACGCCAGGGCTCGCACTTGCGCCGAAGAGTTTCTCAAACGCTTCTAG
- the LOC119562598 gene encoding telomerase Cajal body protein 1 homolog isoform X2 has protein sequence MDDSVNLNAIIGDVTAALLNYNVSFSSTMIKSTGELLLPKLGVSLSETEILKPPFKHPQNSGTRLDACPMESSLKAEVSRKVQDEQENTVGVINLEDTLELTPYENQVVTGSQQPAEPASLEYFHRRLVELGRRCWTSSADAQHYTKGCFWSPDGTCLLVPVHLDGMHVMEVPTELYSTRTVQNARSLTKLQSAVHIPEGGAVYDCVWFPHMNSQQPDTCFWLATRQHEPIHMWDAFDGSLRCSYSGYDAVDEVMAAISLAFSHDGQKIYAGYKRCVKIFDTNRPGRMCDNYPVKSAISCIAQTITHSNTLTCGNWHGYIQHFDLRCSHKQGPLFTLGGHKGGITQLLYGGSVSGEWYLFSGARKCGKLLQWDMRNYKKPLVEFQRKVDTNQRIHFDFTSDCRWLTSGDTRGALNVWDLRAFGDASILQLHSDCCNGVGLNPVLPVLATSSGQFHFIDQSVKGKVTLNTSESVKEAPSEANQQLDVVYENAVVMWWCGKDESFSSVE, from the exons ATGGACGATT CTGTCAACTTGAACGCAATCATAGGCGACGTAACAGCGGCCTTGCTGAATTATAACGTGAGCTTCAGCAGCACAATGATTAAGTCCACAGGGGAACTTTTGTTGCCCAAACTCGGTGTGTCTCTCTCAGAGACAGAGATATTGAAGCCGCCTTTCAAACATCCACAAAATAGCGGTACTCGTTTGGATGCATGTCCTATGGAGTCAAGCCTGAAAGCTGAGGTCTCGCGAAAAGTTCAAGACGAACAGGAGAACACCGTGGGGGTAATCAATCTAGAGGACACTTTGGAGCTTACTCCGTACGAAAACCAAGTTGTAACTGGGTCACAACAACCTGCGGAACCGGCTTCCCTCGAGTACTTCCACAGAAGACTTGTCGAGCTGGGGCGGCGCTGCTGGACCTCGTCGGCGGATGCCCAGCACTACACCAAGGGCTGCTTCTGGTCCCCAGACGGCACCTGTCTTTTGGTACCCGTCCACCTAGACGGCATGCACGTTATGGAGGTGCCAACCGAACTTTACTCCACGCGGACGGTGCAGAACGCGCGCTCTTTGACTAAGCTTCAGTCAGCGGTGCACATTCCCGAGGGCGGAGCCGTTTACGACTGCGTCTGGTTTCCGCACATGAATAGCCAGCAGCCGGATACCTGTTT TTGGCTGGCCACTCGGCAGCATGAGCCCATTCACATGTGGGACGCTTTCGACGGATCGCTGCGTTGCAGCTACAGCGGATATGATGCTGTGGACGAAGTCATGGCGGCCATTTCCTTGGCCTTCTCCCACGACGGACAGAAGATCTACGCGGGATACAAGCGATGTGTAAAAATCTTCGACACCAACAG GCCCGGACGAATGTGCGACAATTACCCCGTGAAGTCTGCAATTTCCTGCATTGCCCAGACCATCACGCACTCCAACACTCTGACTTGCGGCAACTGGCACGGCTACATCCAACACTTTGACCTCCGCTGCAGCCACAAGCAGGGACCTCTCTTCACGCTGGGTGGGCACAAAGGCGGCATTACACAACTGCTTTATGGTGGGAGCGTTTCCGGGGAGTGGTATCTGTTCAGCGGAGCTCGCAAATGTGGCAAGCTTTTGCAGTGGGACATGCGCAACTACAAGAAACCGCTGGTGGAGTTCCAGCGCAAAGTGGACACCAATCAGCGTATTCACTTCGACTTCACATCCGACTGCCGTTGGCTGACCAGCGGAGACACTCGGGGAGCGCTAAATGTTTGGGATCTTCGCGCATTCGGTGATGCCTCCATATTGCAGCTGCACTCTGACTGTTGCAATGGAGTGGGCCTTAACCCGGTTCTGCCGGTTCTGGCCACCAGCTCTGGACAGTTTCACTTCATAGATCAAAGTGTTAAGGGCAAAGTAACTTTAAACACCTCGGAATCTGTTAAGGAGGCTCCTTCCGAGGCGAACCAGCAGTTAGATGTTGTCTATGAGAACGCAGTGGTGATGTGGTGGTGCGGTAAAGATGAATCGTTTTCATCAGTGgagtaa
- the LOC119562598 gene encoding telomerase Cajal body protein 1 homolog isoform X3 has translation MDDCDVTAALLNYNVSFSSTMIKSTGELLLPKLGVSLSETEILKPPFKHPQNSGTRLDACPMESSLKAEVSRKVQDEQENTVGVINLEDTLELTPYENQVVTGSQQPAEPASLEYFHRRLVELGRRCWTSSADAQHYTKGCFWSPDGTCLLVPVHLDGMHVMEVPTELYSTRTVQNARSLTKLQSAVHIPEGGAVYDCVWFPHMNSQQPDTCFWLATRQHEPIHMWDAFDGSLRCSYSGYDAVDEVMAAISLAFSHDGQKIYAGYKRCVKIFDTNRPGRMCDNYPVKSAISCIAQTITHSNTLTCGNWHGYIQHFDLRCSHKQGPLFTLGGHKGGITQLLYGGSVSGEWYLFSGARKCGKLLQWDMRNYKKPLVEFQRKVDTNQRIHFDFTSDCRWLTSGDTRGALNVWDLRAFGDASILQLHSDCCNGVGLNPVLPVLATSSGQFHFIDQSVKGKVTLNTSESVKEAPSEANQQLDVVYENAVVMWWCGKDESFSSVE, from the exons ATGGACGATT GCGACGTAACAGCGGCCTTGCTGAATTATAACGTGAGCTTCAGCAGCACAATGATTAAGTCCACAGGGGAACTTTTGTTGCCCAAACTCGGTGTGTCTCTCTCAGAGACAGAGATATTGAAGCCGCCTTTCAAACATCCACAAAATAGCGGTACTCGTTTGGATGCATGTCCTATGGAGTCAAGCCTGAAAGCTGAGGTCTCGCGAAAAGTTCAAGACGAACAGGAGAACACCGTGGGGGTAATCAATCTAGAGGACACTTTGGAGCTTACTCCGTACGAAAACCAAGTTGTAACTGGGTCACAACAACCTGCGGAACCGGCTTCCCTCGAGTACTTCCACAGAAGACTTGTCGAGCTGGGGCGGCGCTGCTGGACCTCGTCGGCGGATGCCCAGCACTACACCAAGGGCTGCTTCTGGTCCCCAGACGGCACCTGTCTTTTGGTACCCGTCCACCTAGACGGCATGCACGTTATGGAGGTGCCAACCGAACTTTACTCCACGCGGACGGTGCAGAACGCGCGCTCTTTGACTAAGCTTCAGTCAGCGGTGCACATTCCCGAGGGCGGAGCCGTTTACGACTGCGTCTGGTTTCCGCACATGAATAGCCAGCAGCCGGATACCTGTTT TTGGCTGGCCACTCGGCAGCATGAGCCCATTCACATGTGGGACGCTTTCGACGGATCGCTGCGTTGCAGCTACAGCGGATATGATGCTGTGGACGAAGTCATGGCGGCCATTTCCTTGGCCTTCTCCCACGACGGACAGAAGATCTACGCGGGATACAAGCGATGTGTAAAAATCTTCGACACCAACAG GCCCGGACGAATGTGCGACAATTACCCCGTGAAGTCTGCAATTTCCTGCATTGCCCAGACCATCACGCACTCCAACACTCTGACTTGCGGCAACTGGCACGGCTACATCCAACACTTTGACCTCCGCTGCAGCCACAAGCAGGGACCTCTCTTCACGCTGGGTGGGCACAAAGGCGGCATTACACAACTGCTTTATGGTGGGAGCGTTTCCGGGGAGTGGTATCTGTTCAGCGGAGCTCGCAAATGTGGCAAGCTTTTGCAGTGGGACATGCGCAACTACAAGAAACCGCTGGTGGAGTTCCAGCGCAAAGTGGACACCAATCAGCGTATTCACTTCGACTTCACATCCGACTGCCGTTGGCTGACCAGCGGAGACACTCGGGGAGCGCTAAATGTTTGGGATCTTCGCGCATTCGGTGATGCCTCCATATTGCAGCTGCACTCTGACTGTTGCAATGGAGTGGGCCTTAACCCGGTTCTGCCGGTTCTGGCCACCAGCTCTGGACAGTTTCACTTCATAGATCAAAGTGTTAAGGGCAAAGTAACTTTAAACACCTCGGAATCTGTTAAGGAGGCTCCTTCCGAGGCGAACCAGCAGTTAGATGTTGTCTATGAGAACGCAGTGGTGATGTGGTGGTGCGGTAAAGATGAATCGTTTTCATCAGTGgagtaa